One Pochonia chlamydosporia 170 chromosome 5, whole genome shotgun sequence DNA segment encodes these proteins:
- a CDS encoding decarboxylase (similar to Metarhizium robertsii ARSEF 23 XP_007822342.2) — translation MSKIVIESWTWYSLCWFVVLLRMTSQILLRGSIKKLRPDDGLMIFAMMTYTVLIVSINIVSTTDSNLIDPSQHVILTPHSIKERVFGSKMVLIVEQMQISTVWTVKTCLLLMYHRLTLGLPANLTVKLVGVYVGLGLVVMEILYFGVWCRPFTGYWEVPPSNIQCATALNHLITNAVFNITSDIMIILIPVPLLLRTHWPLKKKLILVGVFCLGGFTILSAVLNKYYSFTQPFGAEWTFWYVRESSTAIIVSNLPLTWTLVRRIFSVGSFSGTASRRASSAARRPSQAEMERKHSAYNANYLRDEGLCSEDTVHPS, via the exons atgtccaagatTGTGATTGAGTCGTGGACCTGGTACTCCCTCTGTTGGTTTGTGGTGCTGCTTCGAAT GACCTCGCAGATTCTACTACGCGGATCGATTAAAAAGCTGAGACCAGACGATGGACTCATGATTTTTGCCATG ATGACCTATACGGTCCTCATCGTCAGCATAAACATCGTATCCACCACGGACAGCAACCTCATCGACCCGAGCCAGCATGTCATCCTCACACCGCACAGCATCAAGGAGCGCGTATTCGGCTCCAAAATGGTCCTCATCGTCGAGCAGATGCAAATCAGTACCGTATGGACCGTAAAAACATGCCTCTTGCTCATGTACCACCGCCTGAC CCTAGGTCTCCCCGCAAACCTCACGGTAAAACTCGTAGGCGTATACGTCGGCCTcggcctcgtcgtcatggAAATCCTCTACTTTGGCGTATGGTGCAGACCCTTTACCGGATACTGGGAAGTTCCTCCCTCGAACA TTCAATGCGCAACCGCCCTAAACCACCTGATAACAAACGccgtcttcaacatcactTCCGACATCATGATCATCCTCATCCCCGTGCCGCTCCTCCTGCGCACCCACTGGCCACTCAAGAAGAAACTCATCCTCGTCGGCGTCTTCTGCCTAGGCGGCTTCACT ATTCTCTCCGCCGTCCTCAATAAATACTACAGCTTCACACAACCCTTTGGCGCAGAATGGACATTCTGGTACGTCCGCGAATCGtccaccgccatcatcgTGTCCAACCTCCCCCTCACATGGACACTCGTCCGGCGCATATTCAGCGTCGGCTCCTTCAGCGGCACGGCCAGTCGACGCGCGAGTAGTGCCGCGAGACGGCCCTCGCAGGCGGAAATGGAGCGCAAGCATTCCGCGTATAATGCGAATTATCTACGTGATGAAGGGCTTTGCAGCGAGGACACTGTGCATCCGTCATGA
- a CDS encoding C6 transcription factor (similar to Aspergillus fumigatus Af293 XP_748311.1) — protein MVKCGPYLNPVEQRTQSVSSARGNVYDFIMRRQNHSCEQCRKAKKACDGYLVNSSRASFLDATARAQSGGTDSNSAILPCSYCARTKKPCSFNYLWSQPWVFPGASKRIARSSSLAGVTGTADILLSTARSVVPSLQSSSDSDATPESNYHCDVLCPSSTGDPVVHPSVTPVCFSGASADSFLSDQPACFFTGLTDHGCSSKEYHDGDYFAACGEITTLNDSAEASESIFDDLQPPTWELARNDATWTQSHVFSHPDARHGGMKKRKRRDSRDYDYHSRRSTSTDSFSNAESNLSLRSNNILITEGLLRIYNDVLENNLCCWLAESTCPYKMEQPRLRVDGINDVRPMQCAVTESIWQNRILHRVIQLDRVAQSANMIHLTRSENASVSRALNLTIMAYATQWAQGKRRHARHSWDASEFTEDLAADIEDEFADTFEQTLQQTLWERAHRALKEISDVESYRAVFAQLIFGLTNKPWCSKDYDTVDDIRARGSVSGEAGGNRTSILAQLKQLISQEGPPIVMENAARKIHTLKSRFEGYEIGYSCVSSNTDAHPGAVAMNSDNRRTIGLLYWLAVMFDTVSSSMDGRPNALCDEDCQSDEIRTRQQDTELHGAPSNLSYHWKLDYFARDVVEPKRLQWPCAYEVAADAVIRSAPVKVLLFRHVSYLQSALRRQAPFGQIEPLLQAATQTYSYWNTTFGPFFKDLVEHYDSVPPRIKGWFVCIAIPWLLGSLMLADLVEFIDKKGLRREKRDSAMLGHISASTIRKDSAAELSKMAILTKPAAVNGEQPLLQLPDSHFAVNEGTTLSEPWTMVLIRAFTKAAIFYLDTLVNATNQHEDWFLLGYQSQEVKDNSHHCQNCIEALWFLGRKAQLARNLAQVLSRAFASVSRGSSQVWADPGVEKRVDAAPSLILA, from the exons ATGGTTAAATGCGGGCCATATCTCAACCCCGTTGAGCAGAGGACGCAGA GTGTCTCCTCCGCACGGGGGAACGTGTACGACTTCATTATGCGGCGGCAGAACCACTCCTGCGAGCAGTGCAgaaaggccaagaaggcttgTGATGGATACCTGGTGAATAGCAGCCGTGCGTCCTTTCTCGATGCTACGGCGAGAGCCCAAAGTGGTGGCACAG ACTCCAATTCGGCCATTCTTCCGTGCTCATACTGCGCAAGGACTAAAAAGCCATGCAGCTTCAACTATCTCTGGTCGCAGCCCTGGGTCTTCCCTGGTGCCTCCAAACGCATTGCGCGATCGTCAAGTTTAGCGGGAGTTACTGGCACGGCAGATATTTTGCTGTCGACGGCAAGGTCCGTGGTACCCAGCTTGCAATCAAGCTCAGACTCAGATGCCACCCCAGAGTCCAACTATCATTGTGACGTGCTCTGCCCAAGCTCGACAGGCGACCCCGTAGTTCACCCGTCGGTGACACCTGTTTGTTTCTCGGGAGCATCCGCGGATTCATTTCTGTCTGACCAACCGGCTTGTTTCTTCACAGGTCTCACCGACCACGGTTGCAGTTCCAAAGAGTACCATGACGGCGACTATTTTGCCGCATGCGGGGAAATTACCACCCTGAACGATTCAGCCGAAGCCTCAGAGTCAATATTCGATGATCTTCAGCCTCCTACATGGGAGCTGGCACGAAACGACGCTACCTGGACACAATCACACGTTTTCTCCCACCCAGATGCCCGTCATGGcggcatgaagaagaggaagcgtCGCGATAGTCGTGACTATGACTACCACTCGAGACGTTCCACATCCACGGACTCGTTCAGCAACGCGGAGTCTAATTTGAGTCTCCGTTCGAACAACATTTTGATCACAGAAGGATTGCTTCGCATTTACAATGATGTGTTGGAAAATAACTTGTGCTGCTGGCTCGCGGAATCTACTTGTCCATACAAGATGGAGCAACCTCGACTCAGAGTGGATGGTATAAACGACGTGCGTCCGATGCAATGCGCTGTAACCGAATCTATTTGGCAAAACCGGATTCTCCATCGCGTCATACAACTTGACAGAGTGGCGCAATCAGCAAATATGATCCATCTCACCAGATCTGAGAATGCTTCCGTTTCTAGAGCACTCAACCTGACCATCATGGCCTATGCAACTCAGTGGGCACAGGGCAAGCGACGGCATGCAAGGCACTCATGGGACGCATCAGAGTTTActgaagacttggctgcggatattgaagatgaaTTTGCAGACACCTTTGAGCAGACACTTCAACAAACCCTTTGGGAACGGGCACACCGAGCCTTGAAGGAGATATCTGACGTGGAGTCGTACCGTGCCGTATTTGCTCAACTAATATTTGGACTCACGAATAAGCCCTGGTGCAGCAAAGACTACGATACCGTGGATGATATCAGGGCTCGTGGGTCGGTTTCTGGTGAAGCAGGTGGCAACAGAACTTCAATTCTTGCGCAGCTCAAGCAACTCATTTCTCAGGAAGGACCACCAATCGTGATGGAGAATGCGGCGCGCAAAATACATACTCTGAAGAGCCGATTCGAAGGATATGAAATAGGCTACAGCTGCGTATCAAGTAACACAGATGCCCACCCAGGTGCGGTCGCAATGAACTCTGACAACAGGCGCACTATAGGGCTCCTGTATTGGCTGGCCGTCATGTTTGACACCGTTTCGTCGTCCATGGATGGGCGACCCAACGCTTTGTGCGACGAGGATTGCCAAAGTGACGAAATTCGGACGCGTCAGCAAGACACGGAGCTTCATGGTGCTCCCTCAAACCTCTCTTATCATTGGAAACTCGACTACTTCGCCAGGGACGTAGTTGAGCCCAAACGTTTGCAATGGCCCTGCGCCTATGAAGTTGCTGCCGATGCTGTCATACGATCTGCGCCTGTCAAAGTGCTCTTGTTTCGACACGTCTCATATCTACAAAGCGCCTTGAGAAGGCAAGCTCCATTTGGCCAAATTGAACCCCTGCTGCAGGCGGCAACTCAAACCTACAGCTATTGGAACACAACATTTGGTCCATTTTTCAAGGACCTGGTTGAGCACTACGACTCCGTACCTCCCAGGATCAAAGGCTGGTTTGTATGCATTGCCATTCCCTGGCTACTGGGATCTCTGATGCTGGCCGAccttgttgaattcatcgACAAGAAAGGGTTACGGCGTGAGAAACGCGATTCTGCAATGCTTGGTCACATCTCGGCATCCACAATACGCAAAGATAGTGCCGCTGAGCTCTCCAAAATGGCAATCCTAACCAAGCCAGCCGCCGTCAATGGGGAGCAGCCATTGCTGCAACTCCCAGACTCTCATTTCGCCGTGAATGAGGGTACTACCTTGAGTGAGCCCTGGACGATGGTTCTCATTAGAGCATTCACCAAGGCCGCAATCTTTTATTTAGACACTCTGGTTAATGCAACCAATCAACACGAGGACTGGTTTCTTCTTGGTTACCAGAGCcaagaagtcaaggacaACAGTCATCATTGTCAAAACTGCATCGAGGCCCTGTGGTTCCTTGGGCGGAAAGCGCAATTGGCCAGAAATCTCGCCCAGGTCCTGTCTCGGGCATTTGCGTCTGTGAGCCGCGGCAGTTCTCAAGTTTGGGCAGACCCTGGGGTTGAAAAACGTGTCGATGCAGCACCCTCCCTAATTTTGGCATAG
- a CDS encoding plasma membrane ammonium transporter (Ato3) (similar to Cordyceps militaris CM01 XP_006674139.1), with product MTYQNDESSKESQAEQLGRVQTQASIMIPPELFEQLYLSPQNKVKGKLRQTLGNPTPIAIAGFLLCTTPASMALLEWQGAGGFGAAANVGSYFYLGGLLLVLGAIGEWLLGNTFPATVFSTFGGFWFTFGATITPGYGAYGLYSTTGQEMDGLKEAQFFATFSFFLIAMAILCSVFTLASIRTNLVFFSIFLLLVPTFGCLAASFLATAHGSTDSAKTLQHAGAGLLFVVSLLGWYIFLALVLLSVDFPYVRLPLGDLSTVVRGAGDGEGDGAVEEADSKV from the exons ATGACGTACCAAAATGACGAGAGTTCAAAGGAATCTCAAGCGGAGCAGCTTGGTAGAGTGCAAACACAAGCTAGTATCATGATACCGCCTGAGTTGTTTGAACAGCTTTATCTTTCGCCTCAAAATAAGGTGAAGGGCAAGCTTCGTCAGACGCTTGGAAATCCGACACCAATAG CGATCGCTGGATTTCTCCTCTGCACAACACCGGCGTCCATGGCGTTGCTGGAGTGGCAAGGGGCAGGTGGCTTCGGAGCAGCTGCCAATGT GGGCTCTTACTTTTACCTCGGTGGTCTTTTGCTCGTCCTCGGCGCTATTGGAGAATGGCTCTTAG GTAATACCTTCCCTGCAACAGTGTTCTCAACCTTTGGCGGTTTCTGGTTCACCTTTGGAGCAACCATCACACCTGGGTACGGCGCATACGGGCTCTACTCCACGACAGGACAAGAGATGGACGGACTCAAGGAGGCACAGTTCTTCGCCAcattctccttctttctgATTGCGATGGCTATTCTCTGCAGTGTCTTTACGCTGGCTAGCATTCGGACGAATTTGGTCTTCTTTTCGATATTCTTGCTGCTAGTGCCGACTT TTGGATGTTTGGCGGCTTCTTTTCTCGCTACGGCTCATGGATCGACGGATAGTGCCAAGACGTTGCAGCATGCCGGGGCGGGGTTGTTGTTTGTAGTTTCGCTTTTGGGGTGGTATATCTTTCTTGCACTGGTGCTTTTGTCAGTTGATTTCCCGTATGTGCGGTTGCCGTTGGGGGATTTGTCTACGGTTGTGCgtggtgctggtgatgggGAAGGGGATGGCGcagttgaagaggcagatTCGAAGGTTTAG
- a CDS encoding FAD dependent oxidoreductase (similar to Neosartorya fischeri NRRL 181 XP_001267099.1) codes for MQVLNAQPVPSHMRSVPGSINIPVAKFPAPPETPSPPDIDIKHVVVQVVKAVNDALAQNSLASLAGLFAEDGYWRDHLALSWDFRTIHSPSKILQYLQACSKSKDGFRLRKIAIDEGSPTKGCKLVPIDAEATVTGIQFYLTCETAHGTGRGIARLVEQSGTWKIFTFYTRLEELRGFEEPTGARRSKGVEHGGKPGRKNWAERRNEASNFEANDDPAVVIIGAGQAGLTAAARLKMLGVETLVIDQNDRVGDNWRKRYHQLVLHDPVWYDHMPYLSFPSHWPIFTPKDKLAQFFESYAALLELNIWTKTQLVHTNWDSTKNTWTVVVNRIRSDGTSEIRKFHPRHIIQATGHSGKKNQPTIKGQDSFTGLLCHSSEFPGAQNNSTGKKAVVVGSCNSAHDIAQDYLEKGYDITIVQRSTTHVVSSKAITDIALSGIYSEDGPPVDDADMLIHGLPTPVLKAIQINVADRQAEHDKPLLEGLAKAGFKVDRGPDGAGLFFKYFQRGGGYYINVGASELIAEGKIKVKQGQEIEEILPHGIRFADGSELEADEVVFATGYQNMRTQTRIMFGDEVADRVGDVWGFNEEGEMRTIWQKSGHPGFWFHGGNLALCRYYSRLLALQIKGLEADLYRYEDI; via the exons atGCAAGTCCTCAACGCCCAGCCCGTTCCTTCACACATGCGATCCGTCCCAGGATCAATCAACATCCCCGTCGCCAAGTTTCCAGCACCACCCGAAACACCATCCCCTCctgacattgacatcaaGCACGTCGTAGTCCAGGTTGTCAAAGCTGTGAATGACGCTTTGGCCCAAAATTCGCTAGCATCACTCGCAGGGCTATTTGCGGAAGACGGATACTGGCGTGACCATCTCGCTCTGTCCTGGGACTTTCGCACCATTCACAGTCCTTCAAAGATCCTGCAATATCTCCAGGCCTGTTCCAAGTCAAAAGATGGCTTCAGACTGCGAAAGATTGCCATCGACGAGGGCAGTCCAACCAAGGGCTGTAAACTTGTCCCCATAGATGCAGAGGCAACCGTCACGGGAATACAATTTTACTTGACCTGCGAAACCGCTCATGGTACAGGCCGTGGTATAGCTCGTCTCGTTGAACAAAGCGGCACATGGAAGATCTTCACATTCTACACTCGCCTCGAGGAGCTAAGGGGCTTCGAAGAGCCCACTGGTGCCCGGCGCTCCAAGGGTGTCGAACACGGCGGGAAGCCAGGGCGAAAGAACTGGGCAGAGAGAAGAAACGAAGCCTCTAATTTCGAAGCAAACGACGATCCGGCCGTAGTAATAATTG GCGCAGGACAAGCCGGTCTCACAGCCGCGGCACGCCTCAAAATGCTCGGCGTAGAAACCCTCGTGATTGACCAGAATGACCGTGTAGGCGACAACTGGCGCAAGCGGTATCATCAACTTGTTCTTCACGACCCAGTCTGGTATGACCACATGCCATATCTCAGTTTCCCTAGCCACTGGCCCATCTTCACCCCTAAAGACAAGCTGGCCCAATTCTTTGAGAGCTACGCCGCACTTCTTGAACTCAACATATGGACAAAAACGCAACTCGTTCACACCAACTGGGACTCAACCAAGAACACATGGACCGTGGTGGTAAATCGCATCCGCTCAGACGGTACAAGTGAGATTCGCAAATTCCACCCTCGCCACATCATCCAAGCGACCGGACACTCAGGCAAAAAGAACCAGCCCACCATAAAAGGCCAAGACTCCTTCACCGGCCTACTTTGTCACTCCTCGGAATTCCCAGGTGCGCAGAATAACTCGACGGGTAAAAAGGCCGTCGTTGTAGGCTCATGCAATTCCGCCCACGACATTGCACAAGACTATCTCGAAAAGGGATACGACATTACCATTGTACAGCGCTCAACCACGCACGTCGTCTCCTCCAAGGCCATCACTGACATTGCCCTCAGCGGCATATATTCTGAAGATGGACCGCCCGTCGACGACGCTGACATGCTCATCCACGGCTTGCCAACCCCCGTCCTAAAAGCAATCCAGATCAATGTCGCGGACCGACAGGCCGAGCACGATAAACCCCTGCTGGAGGGTCTCGCAAAGGCAGGCTTCAAGGTTGACCGGGGCCCAGATGGTGCAGGACTATTCTTCAAGTACTTCCAGCGCGGTGGCGGGTATTACATCAACGTGGGAGCTTCGGAACTTATTGCCGAAGGCAAAATTAAAGTGAAACAGGGGCAGGAAATTGAGGAGATATTGCCGCATGGGATTCGGTTTGCCGACGGTTCGGAGCTAGAGGCCGATGAGGTTGTGTTCGCCACGGGATATCAGAATATGCGTACACAGACGCGCATCatgtttggtgatgaggtggCTGATAGGGTTGGAGATGTTTGGGGATTtaatgaagaaggagagatGAGGACGATTTGGCAGAAGAGCGGCCATCCGGGTTTTTGGTTCCACGGAGGGAATTTGGCCTTGTGTCGCTATTATTCAAGGCTTTTGGCTCTGCAGATTAAGGGGTTGGAGGCGGATTTGTATCGATATGAGGATATTTGA
- a CDS encoding fungal specific transcription factor domain-containing protein (similar to Verticillium alfalfae VaMs.102 XP_003002279.1): MSSHLPAGIPLQPGPRRPKRLKIDVACDTCRSRKVKCDGVRPACGNCSKRFGQKENCRYSNSDGTPAPAPKDTLPTYNDRPIVSGTAQHQQQHPSRASKINNQALPPGAPYAASRDRPGAYPSAHVPVFRPVLPNPSQSQTNTDIKPIASRDKRPAAPSETSSVPTTDASPSVIDSMTAVVDDGVSTGEFFGSSSAGSFTAQIKAAVASRLGQAQPKPPRPSPSLGIGSLNAPRRPGMHNSANDVLPPRRQADHLMNVYWFYVDPLYPFLDRRKWEQNYANLFSGTPLDTNEGIFVSTLNVIFALSTQLVESMEPENRDETSDVYFRRAKDLLDLTFWDSGSLELVQYLLLMSQYLQSTSLPHQTWMIVGSAVRVAQSLGLHLPETSAAQPTPSQRELLRRIWHGCVLMDRMVSLTHGRPAMVSRSLASTVPLPLTSSNAKPSDYGRLTEGSFFVKSVELYEITHRVLLDLYSEPGSRPRSTVNDDRKDEDLATVMQLDSAMMKWEESLPKFLILSDPDVANNDVSHRQAVILHIRFLHARMLLLRPVVARVCVPQPGTGTGTGRLPDSLQSRVMQQCTMCCVDIARNIISLLLKYQAYDGTVGLLPAWWYRVYYLFSAATVLIAAKLRTDIFNPVDINQAWGEVMKVLEAHEHVSQSARRCVAALQILSSKILQGQGAPAMDRPTSFNTSLPPIQPVSSHADRMPPPMPPDQAFAQFPELDMRQLTFSVDDFSWLNDMNAWNVLNDT, from the exons ATGTCGTCTCATCTTCCGGCTGGAATTCCTTTACAACCTGGCCCGCGTCGGCCTAAAAGACTCAAGATTGATGTGGCATGCGACACTTGCCGGAGCAGAAAGGTGAAGTGTGACGGCGTGCGCCCAG CCTGCGGGAACTGCTCCAAGAGATTCGGACAGAAAGAAAATTGTCGATACAGCAACAGTGACGGTAccccagctccagctcccaaGGACACGCTACCAACTTACAATGATCGACCAATTGTGAGCGGTacagcacaacatcaacagcaacatccatCACGGGCAAGCAAAATTAACAACCAAGCCCTGCCCCCTGGTGCTCCGTATGCTGCTTCTCGCGACCGCCCCGGAGCATACCCTTCCGCTCACGTTCCTGTATTCCGACCTGTGCTACCAAATCCATCTCAGAGTCAGACCAACACCGACATCAAGCCTATCGCTTCTCGGGACAAGAGGCCAGCTGCCCCTTCGGAGACAAGCTCCGTTCCAACTACAGATGCCAGCCCTTCCGTCATTGATTCCATGACCGCcgttgttgacgacggcgTCAGTACTGGAGAAttctttggcagcagcagTGCCGGTTCTTTTACAGCCCAAATCaaggctgctgttgccagTCGTCTTGGCCAAGCTCAACCTAAACCCCCCCGTCCTAGCCCTAGCCTTGGAATCGGAAGTCTTAATGCACCTCGGCGGCCGGGTATGCACAATAGTGCCAACGACGTGTTGCCGCCTCGTCGACAGGCTGACCATTTGATGAACGTATATTGGTTCTACGTTGATCCCTTGTATCCGTTTCTAGACCGCCGGAAATGGGAGCAAAACTATGCCAACTTGTTCTCCGGAACGCCACTGGATACGAATGAAGGCATCTTCGTTTCGACACTGAATGTCATTTTTGCCTTGTCGACTCAGTTAGTCGAGTCGATGGAGCCTGAGAACAGAGATGAAACGAGCGACGTATATTTCAGACGCGCCAAAGATCTATTGGATCTGACGTTTTGGGACTCTGGATCTCTTGAGTTGGTGCAATACCTGCTTCTGATGAGTCAGTACCTGCAAAGCACAAGCCTGCCACACCAAACTTGGATGATCGTGGGCTCCGCCGTCAGAGTCGCACAGAGTCTCGGCTTACATCTTCCGGAGACAAGCGCCGCGcagccaacaccaagccaaCGTGAACTTCTTCGGAGAATATGGCATGGCTGCGTGCTTATGGACCG CATGGTGTCCCTGACCCATGGTCGCCCTGCGATGGTCTCGCGAAGCCTTGCGTCTACAGTTCCACTCCCGCTTACTTCTTCCAATGCTAAGCCCAGTGACTATGGGCGTCTTACCGAAGGCTCGTTttttgtcaagtctgtcgaGCTCTATGAGATTACTCATCGAGTTCTCCTCGATTTGTACTCCGAACCAGGTTCACGGCCGCGATCTACTGTTAATGATGATAGGAAAGATGAAGACCTTGCTACTGTAATGCAGTTAGActcggccatgatgaaatGGGAAGAAAGCCTTCCCAAATTTCTAATACTGAGTGACCCGGATGTTGCAAACAACGATGTTTCGCACCGCCAGGCTGTTATTCTGCATATTAG GTTCCTCCATGCACGAATGCTGCTTCTCCGGCCGGTTGTTGCTCGGGTTTGCGTGCCACAACCCGGCACCGGAACCGGAACTGGCCGACTCCCAGATAGTCTGCAATCTCGGGTGATGCAACAGTGTACAATGTGCTGCGTGGATATTGCTAGGAACATCATTTCCCTTCTCCTAAAATATCAGGCATATGATGGAACCGTGGGTTTGCTCCCTGCGTGGTGGTACCGGGTCTACTACTTGTTTTCGGCTGCCACGGTCCTCATTGCTGCGAAACTGCGAACCGATATTTTTAATCCAGTCGACATTAACCAGGCATGGGGAGAAGTTATGAAAGTCTTGGAAGCCCACGAACATGTCAGTCAATCTGCGCGGCGTTGCGTTGCGGCGCTACAGATCTTGTCATCAAAGATATTACAGGGACAGGGCGCTCCGGCGATGGACCGGCCAACCTCTTTCAATACTTCTTTGCCACCTATCCAGCCTGTTAGCTCTCATGCGGACCGCATGCCGCCTCCAATGCCACCGGATCAAGCGTTTGCGCAATTTCCAGAGCTTGACATGCGCCAGTTGACATTTTCGGTGGATGACTTTTCATGGCTGAATGATATGAATGCGTGGAATGTGTTAAACGATACTTGA
- a CDS encoding lipase (similar to Metarhizium acridum CQMa 102 XP_007812364.1), giving the protein MMFKSLLGFAAIAAASPMDLDRYLQAFDARDGSTRVTNTNLDNMKFYTQHAAAAYCNYNTPTGQKIECRGDACPLVARNQPSVIKSMVGKYTGIGAYVSTDNVRNETVLAVRGSNNIRNWITDFIFPFQNCDLTKDCKVHTGFATAWSEIADEATKAINSARRAHANYKVILTGHSLGGAVATLGAAYLRKAGIPLDLYTYGSPRVGNDKFTTWFSSQKGGQWRVTHESDPVPRLPPMGVGYRHVTPEYWLTGGDTWKIDYTVDQIRVCHGIANAECNAKLVLPDIFAHLRYLGITSGCSKILIGARDTSQTDDLPQDVKDRLEYWAQTDREFVKEHGL; this is encoded by the exons ATGATGTTCAAGAGTCTTCTCGGGTTTGCTGCTATTGCAGCTGCAAGCCCCATGGACTTGGATAGATATCTTCAAGCCTTCGATGCGAGAG ATGGAAGCACTCGGGTCACCAACACGAATCTTGACAACATGAAATTCTACACCCAACACGCCGCAGCCGCCTATTGCAACTACAATACACCAACAGGACAAAAGATTGAGTGCAGAGGCGATGCCTGCCCCCTTGTTGCCAGAAATCAGCCCAGTGTGATAAAGTCCATGGT CGGCAAATACACCGGAATCGGTGCCTACGTGTCCACTGACAATGTCCGCAACGAAACAGTCCTCGCCGTCcgcggcagcaacaacatccgCAACTGGATCACAGACTTCATCTTCCCCTTCCAAAACTGTGACCTAACGAAAGATTGCAAAGTCCACACCGGCTTCGCCACCGCTTGGAGCGAGATTGCCGATGAAGCCACCAAGGCCATCAACTCCGCTCGCAGAGCCCATGCCAACTATAAAGTCATCCTCACCGGCCACTCGCTCGGAGGCGCAGTAGCCACCCTCGGTGCCGCCTACCTCCGTAAGGCCGGTATCCCCCTTGACCTATACACCTACGGCAGCCCCCGCGTCGGCAACGACAAGTTCACCACCTGGTTTTCTAGCCAAAAGGGCGGTCAGTGGCGAGTTACTCACGAGAGCGATCCTGTACCTCGCCTCCCGCCCATGGGTGTTGGTTACCGCCATGTCACTCCTGAGTATTGGTTGACCGGTGGAGATACATGGAAGATTGACTACACGGTGGACCAGATCCGTGTGTGCCATGGCATCGCTAACGCAGAGTGTAATGCTAAGCTTGTGCTGCCCGATATTTTTGCCCATCTGCGGTATCTGGGTATAACGTCTGGTTGTTCCAAGATTCTCATTGGGGCGAGAGATACCTCACAGACGGATGACTTGCCTCAGGATGTCAAAGATCGTCTTGAGTACTGGGCCCAGACGGATCGGGAATTCGTCAAAGAACATGGCCTTTAG